A window of candidate division KSB1 bacterium contains these coding sequences:
- a CDS encoding YIP1 family protein has translation MSIFQDRMIRAAKLDVNLYEEVEADKSAMGQAMGVVVLSSIAAGIASFSITGISGVIFGTISALIGWYVWAFITYIIGTKLLPEPQTSADHGELLRTIGFSSSPGVIRILGIIPGLYWFVSTVASVWMLVAMIIAVRQALDYNSTLRAVGVCLIGWVIQVIFLALMFSIFGRP, from the coding sequence ATGTCGATTTTTCAAGATCGAATGATTCGGGCTGCAAAGTTAGATGTAAACCTGTACGAAGAAGTAGAGGCAGACAAAAGTGCAATGGGACAGGCGATGGGGGTGGTTGTATTATCCAGCATTGCTGCTGGAATTGCTTCCTTTAGTATTACAGGGATTAGTGGAGTTATTTTCGGAACCATCTCAGCGTTAATCGGCTGGTATGTCTGGGCCTTTATTACTTACATTATTGGCACGAAACTTCTACCTGAACCTCAGACTTCTGCTGATCATGGCGAGCTTTTGCGTACAATTGGCTTTTCGAGTTCACCGGGTGTGATACGGATATTAGGAATTATTCCCGGGCTTTATTGGTTCGTTTCCACCGTTGCATCAGTTTGGATGTTAGTAGCGATGATTATTGCCGTTCGGCAAGCTCTCGATTACAACAGTACCTTGCGTGCGGTAGGTGTTTGTCTTATCGGATGGGTTATCCAGGTAATCTTTTTGGCACTCATGTTTTCGATTTTTGGTCGGCCTTGA